Proteins from a genomic interval of Macaca thibetana thibetana isolate TM-01 chromosome 17, ASM2454274v1, whole genome shotgun sequence:
- the GPR12 gene encoding G-protein coupled receptor 12 has protein sequence MNEDLKVNLSGLPRDYLDAAAAENISAAVSSRVPAVKPEPELVVNPWDIVLCTSGTLISCENAIVVLIIFHNPSLRAPMFLLIGSLALADLLAGIGLIINFVFAYLLQSEATKLVTIGLIVASFSASVCSLLAITVDRYLSLYYALTYHSERTVTFTYVMLVMLWGTSICLGLLPVMGWNCLRDETTCSVVRPLTKNNAAILSVSFLFMFALMLQLYIQICKIVMRHAHQIALQHHFLATSHYVTTRRGVSTLAIILGTFAACWMPFTLYSLIADYTYPSIYTYATLLPATYNSIINPVIYAFRNQEIQKALCLICCGCIPSSLAQRARSPSDV, from the coding sequence ATGAATGAAGACCTGAAGGTCAATTTAAGCGGGCTGCCTCGGGATTATTTAGATGCCGCTGCTGCGGAGAACATCTCGGCTGCTGtctcctcccgggttcctgccgtTAAGCCAGAGCCTGAGCTCGTAGTCAACCCCTGGGACATTGTCTTGTGTACCTCGGGAACCCTCATCTCCTGTGAAAATGCCATTGTGGTCCTTATCATCTTCCACAACCCCAGCCTGCGAGCGCCCATGTTCCTGCTGATAGGCAGTCTGGCTCTTGCAGACCTGCTGGCCGGCATTGGACTCATCATCAATTTTGTTTTTGCCTACCTGCTTCAGTCAGAAGCCACCAAGCTGGTCACCATCGGCCTCATTGTcgcctctttctctgcctctgtctgcAGCTTGCTGGCTATCACTGTTGACCGCTACCTCTCACTGTACTACGCTCTGACGTACCATTCGGAGAGGACGGTCACGTTTACCTATGTCATGCTCGTCATGCTCTGGGGGACCTCCATCTGCCTGGGGCTGCTGCCCGTCATGGGCTGGAACTGCCTCCGAGACGAGACCACCTGCAGCGTGGTCAGACCGCTCACCAAGAACAACGCGGCCATCCTCTCGGTGTCCTTCCTCTTCATGTTTGCGCTCATGCTTCAGCTCTACATCCAGATCTGTAAGATTGTGATGAGGCACGCCCATCAGATAGCCCTACAGCACCACTTCCTGGCCACGTCGCACTATGTGACCACCCGGAGAGGGGTCTCCACCCTGGCTATCATCCTGGGGACCTTTGCTGCTTGCTGGATGCCTTTCACCCTCTATTCCTTGATAGCAGATTACACCTACCCCTCCATCTATACCTACGCCACCCTCCTGCCCGCCACCTACAATTCCATCATCAACCCTGTCATATATGCTTTCAGAAACCAAGAGATCCAGAAAGCGCTCTGTCTTATTTGCTGCGGCTGCATCCCGTCCAGTCTCGCCCAGAGAGCGCGCTCGCCCAGTGATGTGTAG